The Nostoc sp. PCC 7524 nucleotide sequence AATTAATTATTACTCGTTCATCATACGACGGAGGTCATCAAGAGGTGATTCTGGTTCAGGAATATTAGGTTGATCAGGTATAAACTCTAAGGTGACTTTAATTTTTAGTTTTCCTGTTTGCCAACCTTGACTACCAGGCTTTAGTATTTCACAATCTATTCCTTGATTAAACCATTGATTGTTACATCTATAAAACTTATTACCTACTAAATATCCCCCAGGATCTATAGATACTCCACAATTATTTAAGGCTTTGTAAAGTTCATTAGACAATTCTCCAGAAAATGATTTTTTAATTGCTTCCTTAATTTGAAGTATTTTAAATACTTTATCTTTCACAGATAAAGCATCATCATTACTACAATTACTTAAACTAAAGTTCTCTTCCATAACGACATAATTAGGTAATTTGATTAATATTTCAGTTACTTAAAGACTGAAGTTGCGTCTATACAAACAAAGTCCGCCTGCGCGGACTTTTATAAACTCAATAATCCTAAATCTGTGCTAACCCACCCAACAAACCATCTGAGATAATCACACCATTAGTAGCAGCAATACCGTCAGCCAAATCGAATTCACCTATATTAATCATAGGTAAAAGATGGTCATATAACTGCATTGCTTGTAAACAACCATTAATATGACTTACCGCCAAATTGTAAACTTCAATTTTTTGTTCTACAGCACCGAGTAAACGCCGATTATTAGCAATTTTCTCCTCAGCCTCTTGTTGCAGAGTTTTTTCTAAATAAACTCGCGCTTGGGGATACTGTTGTAAAATCTCGTCGGATTGTGTCTCAGTCATTGGCAATAATTGAGTTTTGAGAATTTGGTTAATCGTCTGACGAAAAGTTTTGCGGATGGTTTGCGAAACCTTCGGCTCAAAATCTAACTTCAACAATTGCCTAATTGCTGGTTCCGCTTCTACCATACTTTCACAGTCATAACTTTGGGAAGTTTGCAGCAAAGTTTGCCGGAATTGATATATAGAAAAAGTCCCCTCATCATAGAATAAATGACTTTCTCGAACAAAGCGATCGCACTCTACACTCGCTGCATCTACTAACGACTGAGATACCTGTTTTTCTAAAGCTTTTAACTCTTGTTCAATTCCCGCATCACTACCTAACAAACGATACAACTGACGATAATAATCTGATTTACGCACCCTTTCTATTAACCTTTGGAAAAGATTAGCAATCAGTTCACAGGAAGCTTCTACTAAAATATCTTCCAATTGATTCGCTAAATAATAAAACGCCTCGACTAAAATTGCCAGTAACGGCGCGGTAGCATTGCGTGGATGACTCATGGTTGCACGGCGATAGGCATCAGCTACAGAAAAGGTGTCTAACAACTCATCTAAACGGCGAATCATCCGCGATTGTAATTGTTTGAAATCTGCTTCAAAACCATCACAAGCATTGTTAATTACTTGGTTAACTTCGTCTGTAATATGCTGACTAAAATCTCTACCCACTTGTTGGAGTTGTTGATTAAGACGTTGCAATTCATAGGCTTTCATCGTCTCGATTTCACGGGGCTGACTATCTAAATTGCGGTGGCATAATTGATAGTGTTTTTTCAGCTTAATACAAATATCTTCTAAGTCATCTGCCAGATTTTTAAATAGTTGGGGACGCTTTTCTGCTGTCAGATAATGCGTGATAGCTGTGCGAAATTCCTCAATACCACTGTCTTGAATTAGCTGATTAATTAGTGGTGTTCCCTGTTCATGTAAAATCCGCACATAGTTAGCATTTGGTGATTCAAAACCATTAAGGGATATGCGGAAATTAGTAGAATTCAGTTTGCCAGAGTTGACACAATAGTTATTAAAAGCGTAAACAAACTGTGGTGTTTCTTCCTGACCATTGAAACCTTTCACACTATCTGCAAAGATAGAGTCTAGGCCAAATCTATCTTTTGCAGTTGTCTGTTTAATCTGACTTCCGTAAAACCCAAGTAAGCCACTGGTTTTATAAACTCGACTGTGATCGCGGAACTGTCCGTTAATTAAATTATCCAGTCGTTGCCTTAACTGGGCATTATACCAAGTTTCGTCTATGCGGTTGAACACATAAAACACGCGATCGCGTATCCCGCCATTCTGCCGCATTTTTTCTAAAAGTTCCGTTTCTTCCTTCGTCATATCCCCAGCCGACGCAGGTTTTAGCACACACACCACCGCCGATGTATCGGGATGTTGAATTTTGGCGTAAGTTAACTGTGCATCCTTCTCGACTGGCGCATCAATCCCAGGGGTGTCAATAATTACGTTACCATCTTGTAACAGGGGATGATTGCAATAATATTCAATCTGTTTTAAAACTGCGCTATTGCTGCCACGCCGTGCATATCCCGCCGCTTCTTTCAGGTTAGAAAAATTAAATTGCTCCATTGAATAGGTAGCATTATTGATGGTATGAAGATGTTGACGGTTAGCCTCAAATCCTTGCAACAATAATATTAATGCTTTAGCTTGTTTAGCGCGTTCTGATTTACTTTCTCCACCTTCTTGCTGAATGATGGCTTCACATCCTTGATATAACAAGCCCACAACTTCAGTTTGATTCAGATTAGCTGCTGTTTTAAATCCTAATTGTTGAGACAAAGCAGCTGCTTGTTCTTGAATTTCTGCCTCACTTAAAAAGGTTAAAACTACCCGTTCTTGATTTAGTTGTGCATATTCAATTTTGCATTCTGTACCTGTGGCGTGTCCTTCTGCACTGTAGAGTAACTCCCGTTCTAATAGGGCATTAATCAACATGGATTTACCTGCACTAAATGCACCTGCAAAGACAATTTCAAACCTGGGAGAAATGGCTTTACCTAAAGCAGTTTGTACAGGGGTAATATCTTGCGATCGCAATGATGGTTCTTGTTGTAAAAGTTGTAATATAGACTCAACTTGCTCTTTTAAATTATGACACTGAAAAGGTAAGTCTGGCATACAATAACCTATAACATTTTCAGCATATTTTAATAAAAACATTTATACTCTTGCTTCAGTATTATTACATAGGGGATAAATTGCCACTTTAGAAAGAGGAGAAATAATTTTTCTCGGATTACGATGATTGCAGACAATCATCATTTTTAATATCACACTTTAAGAACCATGAGACTGCTAAGTAATAGTTTTTCTGCTGATGGCATGATTCCACTCAAATTTTCTTGCGAAGGTGAAGGAATTTCCCCTTCATTAAAGTGGGAAGATGCACCCATAGAAACACAAAGTTTTGCCCTGATTGTCGATGATCCAGATGCACCAAATAGAACCTTTGTACATTGGGTTCTTTATGATTTACCTCGTCAAACCAACAACTTACCAGAGGCAATTCCTAATACACCTACGGTAGATGGAAGTGGTATTCAGGGTAAAAATGACGGCGAACAATTTGGTTATTTTCCTCCCTGTCCCCCGAAAGGAATTCATCGTTACTTTTTCAAGCTTTATGCTCTCGATGGGACTTTAGGGCTAGATTTTGGGGCTACCAAAGAAGAAGTAGAAGCTGCTATGTCAGGTCATATTTTGGCAAAAGCAGAGTTAATTGGACGTTATCAAAAACATCATTCTTAAGTAGGGCTTACTGAAAAAGTCTTATAGTTGAGGTAGGCAATAGGCAATAGGCAATAGGTAATAGGTAACAGTTTCATCCTGATTTTTTGTGTTTTTTTGTAACTCAATCAATGATAGATGCAAGATTTTGGAGCCTGATGGTTCTGATTTCAGTGAATTAGTGTGAGAGGGTCTGACTTTTCACGTTATGTGGAAAAGTCAGAGGGTGTGGGGTGTAGGGTGTAGTAAGGCTTTCAAGTTTTCCCTACACCCTACACCCTATCCCCTACCCCCTGTCTTGACGTTCGTGTAGCGTGCCGTAGGTAAGGTTTTGGGACTTACCGTGAAAAGTCAGGAAAGGGTGGGGTAGTTGATTATTCAATTTGCAAGGTAGAACTGGCTGAACGTCCAAATTCTTCGGGTGCGTATTGCAAATGAACTTCTGCACCAGGCCAGAGGAATGTACCAGGAGTTACAGAACGGACTAAGTAGTGCAGGCTATAAACTCCTGGTTCGAGGTGGTTAGCATAGGCGATAATGCGATCGCGGTAGATATTTCTATAGCCAATTTGCCAACTATCGGCCTGTGCTTGTAATGCGGCTGTCGCAGTTTGAAAACTTTGATCTACTGCTTCTAATCCTGCTGGTAATGGGTCTTTAATTACGATATGATCCACAGGATGGTCAGCAATAATTTCTAAACCGATATCAAATACCTGTCCACTTTCTACATTTAATGGTTTATCAAAAGCGTAAATACCTGTTTTTTGCAAAGGCTTACTTTCTCCAACTTTGCTAATGGCTTTTGTCACTCGTAAACCGTTAAATCTTCCTGGTTGGTTTCCTGGTAAGCGGTAACTATAAGCTACTAAATAATGTAACTTACCATTTCCAGATTTTTGCAAGGTTAAATCATGCCGACCACGAGGTAATTTATCCATCGGCACATTTAGCTGTAAACTTGGATTTTGATAGCCATTAAAGCGATTTTCTCCGAGTTTCTTGCCTGCTAATTGCACTGTGGCTAAAAAGTTTGGTGGGGTGGGTTGAAGTTGGCTATATGCTACTAATGCTGTTAATGCTTGGGCATTATTATAGTTAGTTTGCCATGTACCATTTCTGCGTTGTGCTAAGAGGCTTTGAAATAATTTATCGATAACTTCGGGTTGACTTTGGTTAGCGATAAATAATTTTAAAGCCTGTGCTTGTATTGCGGTATTTGAACTCATCCACCCCCAACTCTTGGGTAGGCTAATCACGGCTGTACGTCCAGTTTCGTAGATATTTTCTTGCAACTGGCTCAACATTTGCTGTGATTCATCTTGCCATTCAGAGAATTGAGATAAATACCTTGCTAGTTTGATTTGAGTGACAATATCAAAGTTATTACGTTGTTGATAAATTTCTCCTAAGAAACTATTGCGTTTATCTCCAAGTTCTGATAGTGCAATTAAAGCATTAAGTTGGAGTTGAGTTCTACATAATTGCTGTTTACAAAACTCATATTGTCCAGGGTTCGCCAAGACTTTCTGCAAGTAATTCTTTAAGCGCGATAGCATGGCAGTATCTACCCCATTGGGGAAGGCTTGCTGGGCTTGAATTAAAGATTCAGCAGCGTAAGCTGACACCCAAGGGTCTGATTTTTGTTGTCCTGGGAAGGCTGCAAAACCACCATCGGCTATTTGCAGTTTTTGTAGTTGAGTAATGGCTTGATTCGCCTGTTGCGGAGGATTGAATTCTGCAAAAGTTTGACTATATTTTTGTGCCAAAGTTTGTAAATTAGCCGCAATCATTAACTGACTCGCCGCCGGTTCAGCAAAGGGTAAATCATCATTTGCTAATACTTGTTTGGCTGGTGCTTTGATTTCTGGGATTAAGGTACTCGCCAGTTGAATATCTAAACCGCCAGCATTGGGGTAGACATTTTTATCAACATTGAGAGGAATTTTGACTTGCTTTTCAGTTACGCCAGTTTCTACAACTTGTTCTGTAACTTCCAAGGGCTTGACTTCTAACGGCACAGCAAAGGCATCGGCGGCTGTATTATTTAGCTGGGTAGTAAAGCGGACTTGCGCCACGCCAACATTTTCTGCCATCATCGGGAAGCGATAGGCTTGAGTTGCGGATGTGGTTTTGGTTTGTAAGTTGGTAGTGTTGGGGTTCTTCTGGGCAAACTTGACAGTTCCGTTAAGTTCACCGTTAATTGTTAAGTGTCCGGAAGTGCTTGTGTTATTGGTGACAGATAAACCGGCGAGGATGCGATCGCCTGGACGGACAAACTGTGGCAAGATGGCATTAGTTAGTAGTGGCTTGGTAGTGATAAATGTCGCCTCACCATTGCCAAAGCGGAGATTGCCATCGGTAGCGACAACCATCACCCGCCATGTCGTTAAGTCATCTGGTAATTTAAAGGTGATTTGCGCCTTACCCTCAGCATCGGTAAGGACGGAAGCATTATAGTAAGCTAAAGCTTGAAAATCTGTGCGAACACGGGTATTAGCTGCACCGGCGGAAAAACCGCCACCATAACCCCAACCTTTGGGTTTAGCTACATCTTGGGGTTGTATCACCACATCAGGACGATTATCACTAAAGCGGGTAGATATGGGTTGTTGTGCGTAAACTGTTTCTACCAAATCCGGTGGACGATAACCAGACAGTTGTAACACGGCTTCATTTACCACCATGACTGTTAATTGTCCTTGCGTGGGGTTGTTTTGGTTATCTTTTAGTTCCAGTTGTATCGTTGATTCTGCACCGGGTTCTAGTGATGCTTGCAATGGCGTAACTTGCACTTTTAAATATTTCTCTTGCAAGTTGACTTTAAAAGGTGTAAACCCAATTTTGACTAACTTATCTAAACTTCCTGGTTCTACTTGGTTAATAGGTGCGCCTTGTCTGACTAACACAGCTTCTACTGCTGCATTAGGTAACATTTCTGGCGTAACTTGAAATTGAATTTGGGGTGCGCCACCGGAAACTTTAGTTAGTTGTTCATACAGGGGTTTATCTTTAATGACAGCAAAGTATAACTCTGCGTCTGGGTAGGGAGATTGAATTAAAGCGGTGGCGATTTCACCGGGTTGATATTCTTGTTTATCTAGTTTCACTTCTAGGCGATTCTGTTCTTCTGAACCCCAATAAACTGGGTTATTTCCTGTCACCCAAATTTGGCTATCTGTGGCTGTCAATTCTTCTTGAGTATTGCTGAAATTAGCTCGAATGCGGTATGAACCAGATTCAGTTGGTTTTAAATTGACAATTTGGGGACTATCAGATGATGTAATTTCTGCTTTGGCGACTGTCTTGTATTCAACTTGATTTTTCGCTGTGCGACTCCCTTCTACTACCTGAGTCACACTACTATATTTCATCTGTTGTAACTCAACGCGCACCCGTTGATTAGTAATTGGTTTACCTGTAGGTTCAGTGACAATTACTTCTACAGGAAAATCTTTACCAGCATTGGCGATAAAATTAGTTTTTAAACCAATCAGACGGTTACTTGGTAAAGCTGTAAAAGATTGAGAACTAGCCACAGATAAATTAGAAACATCTGCAACTTGTACATCCACACGGTAATTCATGGGATAAGGTAAATCTTTCGCTACCGTTACCGTTTGACTGGTTTTACCGTTAGCATCTAACTTGGCATTAGTTTGCAAGACATCACTAGGTACTGAAGGACTTTCCTCCGGCCAAAACCATTGTCTACCAAAACTAAATGCTTCCCAACCTTTCGGGATAAAATTTTCCTGGCGACGCGTTACGAAATATTTGGCTTCTCCTCCCCCTACAGGCGCACCAAATAAATAGTTACTCGCTGCTTTCACCTCTATTTGTTCACCTAACAAAGCAAATTCTTTGTCTAAATCGAGTTCGACTTTAAAATTCGGTGGTTTAAACTCAGCAACTCGCAACTCACCGGAAATTTCTCTACCATCTTTACCCTTGGCTTGGACTGTATAGTAACCTAATTTTTGAGTTTTGTTAATTGGTAATTCTAGAGAAAACGTCCCAAATTCATTTGTAGTTTGAGTCCCTAAATCTGTTTTCTGTCCGTCTGGATTTACTAGAATTATTTGATAACTAGCATTTTTATCTTGCTGAATAGTGCCATTTTCTAAAAAGTCAGCGAACCCAGTCAACCAAGCTTTTTCTCCTGGTTGATATAACTGCCTATCTGAAAATATCACACCGCGAGAGACAGGTTTATCTTCTCTCCAACCTGCATCAATACCATAACCATAAACACCGCTATATTCTTCAGTTCTCGCAAATGCCCAATCTTGATTTTCACGGGCAATTACTAATAATTCTGGTGATTTAACAAATTTATTATTATTCCTATAACACAACTGTAAATCTTGACGCTGAAGCCTTAAATTACCATCATTATCTGTTTTACCCGTAGCACAAGGTTGCACTGGATCACGATATTTAGTATCTAATCTTAATTGATAAATTTCAACAGGCGCAGCTTTTACAGGTGAACCATCACTGAGATGATTGACGCGAATTAAACCAGAATCAGGAAACCATTGACTAAATACACCCAAATTTGTTAATTGTACTAAACCATAAGTTGTAGGTTCTCGCCACAGTTCTTTACCGTTTTCCTGATATTTATTGGTGCGTGCCTGCACCCCATAGGCTAACATTCCGGTATTAGCACCAAGCTTTTCTCGTAGTGGTACTGTGACATCTAATTGCTGATTATTTTTACCTGAAACTTTAAAGCTTTGCCATGTATTTGGTTTGGGTAATAAATCATTTTCATTACCTTGGGGATAAGCACCTCTGGCGGAAACTAAATCTGTCGGTTGAACTACCCGATAGGCGGCTTTATATTGAGATTCTGGTAAGTTAACGGTGCTAATATTGAGTTGTAAATTCTGCCCCGATGGGAAAATATGTAAATCTGAAGGTACCCAAATATCACCAGCTAAATCGCCAGTATTATATTTGAGAGTAACAGGTTTAGCTAAGGTTTGACCAAATTTATCTTTGAGATTTTTACCAATAGTAATTGTATAGTTAGTAGCTGGATTTAAAGCATAGGGGTTGATAGCTACAAATCTATCTTCATCACCGATTTGTAGCAGACGAGAAATATCTCGCGGTGCAGGCTCAATTTTAATATTCTCTCTAGCAGAATCGGCTACTAATATATTATTAAATTCTAGCTGGGGACTTCCTTGGACAAATCTGCCAAACGTGCCGCCTGCATCTGGTTGTCCGTAAAAGTTAATTTGTTTAAATGCTAGGGGTGAATAAGTTGCTAATTTACTGACAAATTCTTTCTCGGTGGGTAAGTTACCAGTTGCAGGTAAGATACCAGGAGAAAAAATCAGGCGATAATTAGTACCTTTGTCTAAACGTTGCTGGGGAAATAAATCATAAACCCAATTGTGTGCTGAAGGATCGAAGTTTTCTAAAGGATCTTCACTTTCTTTTGGTTGTTCTGATTTTGCCAATGCTACTTTAAAATTAACACCTTTATTTTTACCTTGAGGAATTAATTTGAGATGTTCCTGTACAGAAGCTAAGTTAAGTTCTGTATTGGAGGTAAATTGCAGTTTTGGCTGTAAATCAACTGGCTGAATTTCTGCTGGTTCTACAGGATTTACACCGGGTAAGTTAGTTAGTTGAATTGGTTCTGTGTTAAAAGTCCAAGCTAAATCTTTGTCTAGGCGATGGTTTTTTAAGTCTGCTAATCCGGCTTTGAGGGTAACTTGTAATCTGGTGGCTTGGGGTAAGGCTTGCTCTGGTTGAAAGCCTACCATGCGCGGTGTCAAAAAGCGAAATTGACCGGGTAAGGGTGGCCAAAGTGCAAATTTCTGTAATAGGTTTTGTTGTTCGGGACTATCTAGTTGTTCGACAGGAATTAATGCTTCTTTAAAGCGGATGCGAATTTGGTTGAGAGGTTTGGCGTTACCTATGGGGCTAATTTGTTCAATCCAATCTGGTAAGTTGGGGGGTGTTAGTGGTGTAACAGTTGGGAGTTGTTGTTTTGTCGATATGCTGATAAAGTTGCACCCTGCGATTCCTAATGTGAGTGTACAAATGAGTAGGAAGCGCATCAATATTTTAATAATCATGCTTGGTTTATTATGTGATTTTAAATAGGGATTTACCTCACGCAGAGACGCAGAGGAGGACACTTGCATGGGCGGGTTTTCCGACTTGTTCGCAAAGCGTCTGTCACACAGAGAGTGAGAGTTGGAGAGTTTATACTTTGATTATGGAACAGCTACATTATATGGATAACCAATTTTGTATGATTGTTTCCTGAAATCATTACATTTTTTAACTATTTAGTTTTGATAAATTTTTGTAAATTAAGGCAGTGAAAAAACGTTAACTTGAAAAGGGGATGTGTATTTATTTAGTTGAGATGAAATTAAAGCTAATGATGTGATGAATAGGGTAAAGGTTTGGCGGCGGAAAATTACACAACAACTTAGACACCGTAAAAGTATTAAGGTGGTTTTAGCTGTGTTGTTGATGTGCCTATGTGTGCGATTATTGCCTTATTTTGCACCGATTCGTGCTGTCGATATTGCCCAAAATCAGTTGGCGTTGGAATTTAGCGATCGCAATGGGCTACCATTAGGAACAATCCTCACCCGTGACCAAGAACATACCGCAGTCGTCCCACTCAAGCAAGTTTCACCCCAATTTACCCAGGCAATTTTAGCTGCGGAAGATGGTAGTTTCTATCATCATGGTGCGTTGGATATGAAAGCGATTATCCGCGCTATCCAACAAGCGATTCATGCCCAAAAGGTTGTTTCTGGTGCTTCGACAATTACAATGCAATTGGCGCGAATGTTAGAACCATCACCTCGTAACCTCTCAGGTAAATTGCATGAGGTTTGGTTGGCTTGGCGGTTAGCAGCAGGGATGAATAAAGATGAAATTCTCTCTGCATATATTAACCGTCTACCAATGGGAGGTAATATATATGGTGTAGAAGCCGCCGCCAGAACTTATTTTTCCATCCCCGCCAGTGATTTAAATATCGCCCAAGCTAGTCTCCTCGCTGCTATTCCTAATAATCCCACCTACTTTGACCCTTTGCAACATTGGAACAGACTTAAGCAGCGACAAAAATATGTCCTCAACCGCATGGTGCAGGATGGGTATATTACTAACCAAATAGCTGAGAAAACCCTTACTGAAAAAGTCGTCTTCCAGTCACGTCACAGAGGAATCCTCGCCGCACCTCATTTTTTATTTTGGTTAGCCAATCAGTTATCTCAGACAGAAATCACTTCCCCCATCCGCACGACTATAGATAAACCTTTACAGCAATTTGTCGAAGCGCAAGTACAGCAAGTCATTTCTACCCTCGCCGCTAATAACGTTCACGACGCGGCGGCTTTGGTAATTGATAACCACACTGGAGGAGTTTTAGCCTACGTCGGTTCACCTGATTATTTTGACGACAGCAAACTTGGACGCAATGATGGTGTACAGGCTTTGCGTCAACCAGGTTCTACTCTCAAGCCGTTTGTGTATGAGTTGGCTTTAGAAAAAGGTGTAATTCGCCCGAATACCATCTTGGCAGATGTCCCCACTCATTACGCCATTCCCGGTGCCAGACTTTATAGTCCCACAGATTACACGGAAAAGTTTCTCGGTCCTGTCAGAGTACGCATAGCTTTAGCCAATTCCCTCAATATACCAGCCGTACGCGTGTTAGAAAAAATCGGCGTACCATCTTTCTTAGCACATTTACATCAACTCGGTTTTACTCACCTCAAGCAAACCCCAGAATATTACGGTTTAGGTTTAAGTCTGGGTAGTGGCGAAGTCACCCTCTGGGAACTCGCCCAAGCCTACCGCACAATAGCCCAACAAGGAAAAGCCACACCCTTAGTTACTACCAATCCCCAATCC carries:
- a CDS encoding KGK domain-containing protein, whose amino-acid sequence is MEENFSLSNCSNDDALSVKDKVFKILQIKEAIKKSFSGELSNELYKALNNCGVSIDPGGYLVGNKFYRCNNQWFNQGIDCEILKPGSQGWQTGKLKIKVTLEFIPDQPNIPEPESPLDDLRRMMNE
- a CDS encoding dynamin-like GTPase family protein, with protein sequence MPDLPFQCHNLKEQVESILQLLQQEPSLRSQDITPVQTALGKAISPRFEIVFAGAFSAGKSMLINALLERELLYSAEGHATGTECKIEYAQLNQERVVLTFLSEAEIQEQAAALSQQLGFKTAANLNQTEVVGLLYQGCEAIIQQEGGESKSERAKQAKALILLLQGFEANRQHLHTINNATYSMEQFNFSNLKEAAGYARRGSNSAVLKQIEYYCNHPLLQDGNVIIDTPGIDAPVEKDAQLTYAKIQHPDTSAVVCVLKPASAGDMTKEETELLEKMRQNGGIRDRVFYVFNRIDETWYNAQLRQRLDNLINGQFRDHSRVYKTSGLLGFYGSQIKQTTAKDRFGLDSIFADSVKGFNGQEETPQFVYAFNNYCVNSGKLNSTNFRISLNGFESPNANYVRILHEQGTPLINQLIQDSGIEEFRTAITHYLTAEKRPQLFKNLADDLEDICIKLKKHYQLCHRNLDSQPREIETMKAYELQRLNQQLQQVGRDFSQHITDEVNQVINNACDGFEADFKQLQSRMIRRLDELLDTFSVADAYRRATMSHPRNATAPLLAILVEAFYYLANQLEDILVEASCELIANLFQRLIERVRKSDYYRQLYRLLGSDAGIEQELKALEKQVSQSLVDAASVECDRFVRESHLFYDEGTFSIYQFRQTLLQTSQSYDCESMVEAEPAIRQLLKLDFEPKVSQTIRKTFRQTINQILKTQLLPMTETQSDEILQQYPQARVYLEKTLQQEAEEKIANNRRLLGAVEQKIEVYNLAVSHINGCLQAMQLYDHLLPMINIGEFDLADGIAATNGVIISDGLLGGLAQI
- a CDS encoding YbhB/YbcL family Raf kinase inhibitor-like protein, with the translated sequence MRLLSNSFSADGMIPLKFSCEGEGISPSLKWEDAPIETQSFALIVDDPDAPNRTFVHWVLYDLPRQTNNLPEAIPNTPTVDGSGIQGKNDGEQFGYFPPCPPKGIHRYFFKLYALDGTLGLDFGATKEEVEAAMSGHILAKAELIGRYQKHHS
- a CDS encoding alpha-2-macroglobulin family protein, which codes for MIIKILMRFLLICTLTLGIAGCNFISISTKQQLPTVTPLTPPNLPDWIEQISPIGNAKPLNQIRIRFKEALIPVEQLDSPEQQNLLQKFALWPPLPGQFRFLTPRMVGFQPEQALPQATRLQVTLKAGLADLKNHRLDKDLAWTFNTEPIQLTNLPGVNPVEPAEIQPVDLQPKLQFTSNTELNLASVQEHLKLIPQGKNKGVNFKVALAKSEQPKESEDPLENFDPSAHNWVYDLFPQQRLDKGTNYRLIFSPGILPATGNLPTEKEFVSKLATYSPLAFKQINFYGQPDAGGTFGRFVQGSPQLEFNNILVADSARENIKIEPAPRDISRLLQIGDEDRFVAINPYALNPATNYTITIGKNLKDKFGQTLAKPVTLKYNTGDLAGDIWVPSDLHIFPSGQNLQLNISTVNLPESQYKAAYRVVQPTDLVSARGAYPQGNENDLLPKPNTWQSFKVSGKNNQQLDVTVPLREKLGANTGMLAYGVQARTNKYQENGKELWREPTTYGLVQLTNLGVFSQWFPDSGLIRVNHLSDGSPVKAAPVEIYQLRLDTKYRDPVQPCATGKTDNDGNLRLQRQDLQLCYRNNNKFVKSPELLVIARENQDWAFARTEEYSGVYGYGIDAGWREDKPVSRGVIFSDRQLYQPGEKAWLTGFADFLENGTIQQDKNASYQIILVNPDGQKTDLGTQTTNEFGTFSLELPINKTQKLGYYTVQAKGKDGREISGELRVAEFKPPNFKVELDLDKEFALLGEQIEVKAASNYLFGAPVGGGEAKYFVTRRQENFIPKGWEAFSFGRQWFWPEESPSVPSDVLQTNAKLDANGKTSQTVTVAKDLPYPMNYRVDVQVADVSNLSVASSQSFTALPSNRLIGLKTNFIANAGKDFPVEVIVTEPTGKPITNQRVRVELQQMKYSSVTQVVEGSRTAKNQVEYKTVAKAEITSSDSPQIVNLKPTESGSYRIRANFSNTQEELTATDSQIWVTGNNPVYWGSEEQNRLEVKLDKQEYQPGEIATALIQSPYPDAELYFAVIKDKPLYEQLTKVSGGAPQIQFQVTPEMLPNAAVEAVLVRQGAPINQVEPGSLDKLVKIGFTPFKVNLQEKYLKVQVTPLQASLEPGAESTIQLELKDNQNNPTQGQLTVMVVNEAVLQLSGYRPPDLVETVYAQQPISTRFSDNRPDVVIQPQDVAKPKGWGYGGGFSAGAANTRVRTDFQALAYYNASVLTDAEGKAQITFKLPDDLTTWRVMVVATDGNLRFGNGEATFITTKPLLTNAILPQFVRPGDRILAGLSVTNNTSTSGHLTINGELNGTVKFAQKNPNTTNLQTKTTSATQAYRFPMMAENVGVAQVRFTTQLNNTAADAFAVPLEVKPLEVTEQVVETGVTEKQVKIPLNVDKNVYPNAGGLDIQLASTLIPEIKAPAKQVLANDDLPFAEPAASQLMIAANLQTLAQKYSQTFAEFNPPQQANQAITQLQKLQIADGGFAAFPGQQKSDPWVSAYAAESLIQAQQAFPNGVDTAMLSRLKNYLQKVLANPGQYEFCKQQLCRTQLQLNALIALSELGDKRNSFLGEIYQQRNNFDIVTQIKLARYLSQFSEWQDESQQMLSQLQENIYETGRTAVISLPKSWGWMSSNTAIQAQALKLFIANQSQPEVIDKLFQSLLAQRRNGTWQTNYNNAQALTALVAYSQLQPTPPNFLATVQLAGKKLGENRFNGYQNPSLQLNVPMDKLPRGRHDLTLQKSGNGKLHYLVAYSYRLPGNQPGRFNGLRVTKAISKVGESKPLQKTGIYAFDKPLNVESGQVFDIGLEIIADHPVDHIVIKDPLPAGLEAVDQSFQTATAALQAQADSWQIGYRNIYRDRIIAYANHLEPGVYSLHYLVRSVTPGTFLWPGAEVHLQYAPEEFGRSASSTLQIE
- the pbpC gene encoding penicillin-binding protein 1C — protein: MNRVKVWRRKITQQLRHRKSIKVVLAVLLMCLCVRLLPYFAPIRAVDIAQNQLALEFSDRNGLPLGTILTRDQEHTAVVPLKQVSPQFTQAILAAEDGSFYHHGALDMKAIIRAIQQAIHAQKVVSGASTITMQLARMLEPSPRNLSGKLHEVWLAWRLAAGMNKDEILSAYINRLPMGGNIYGVEAAARTYFSIPASDLNIAQASLLAAIPNNPTYFDPLQHWNRLKQRQKYVLNRMVQDGYITNQIAEKTLTEKVVFQSRHRGILAAPHFLFWLANQLSQTEITSPIRTTIDKPLQQFVEAQVQQVISTLAANNVHDAAALVIDNHTGGVLAYVGSPDYFDDSKLGRNDGVQALRQPGSTLKPFVYELALEKGVIRPNTILADVPTHYAIPGARLYSPTDYTEKFLGPVRVRIALANSLNIPAVRVLEKIGVPSFLAHLHQLGFTHLKQTPEYYGLGLSLGSGEVTLWELAQAYRTIAQQGKATPLVTTNPQSPVPSSQSPVPNPHSPNPTTWQLITDMLSDNHARATAFGVDSVLNLPFPAAVKTGTSSNFRDTWTVGFTTDYTVATWVGNFNGEPMRQVSGVMGAAPLWNRIMLHLHERQEPAAFPSPSGLIQLPICAVSGLKPTPDCNSVVQEYFYPADKIAYETQQEFNLPSEYDEWLAKQPSSSLVADSLRIVSPQNGDLFLLYPGGEGQQKLEFKLAGNSSTSVKWWLNGEKLDSEVNSLFWYLRPGNWTLEARSGEMEDTVSFQVELANIRPTRRGFSVVKGGL